DNA sequence from the Epinephelus moara isolate mb chromosome 3, YSFRI_EMoa_1.0, whole genome shotgun sequence genome:
GTTCTAAacctgggcccagtgagtgaccctgacccagGATccactggttgttctggttgtGAATCATTAAAATGTGGTTACTGTgcttagtgttactgtaatatGAAGCATCATCTGGCTCAAGAAATTCAttcgggataaataaagttctgttgaACTCAGTTGGATTGTttcaaattcagatttttttttcaaacaaaaatgatgagGAGTTGATACAATAAAGTGAACGCCCTGAAAAGTGCCCAACACTTCACAGAGTGAGTGCTGAAACACtttatgtacttttactttaatgcaggatctgaatacttcttccactgcAGAGTAACATCATGACAGAGGACACAGACGGGATAAACGTTCATGTTTCTGTTGGATTAAAAAATTTCCAGAGTCGTTTCCTCGCTGAGATTccagctcttcttcttctttgtctccgTTTTTCCTCTCAGCTCACTTTCTTCTGGGCTGCTGCTCAGAAACCTCAGGAATCTCTGACTGTGTGGAAAATCAAGACCATGTGtgaactgaacacacacacacacacacacacacacacacactttgacatACATGAAAACCACAGCCCTTTAGATTCTCAGTCTTGTTTACTGATCATTTCCTGATGTTAAGTCTTATTCTGCTCGTTCTTTGAATGTTTTATAAAGTTTTGTCTTCAGGATTCATTCATGACTCGTTCAGTGTGGAACAATACTGTGTTCATACTCCGTGAAAGAACTGTGGAAAATAATTTTGGCTTTAGCATCGAGTTGCAAAGCAAACATCGTTCCAGAAACCTCCTCCTGCAGAAAGGGATGTGGGTCAGAGGAGTCACGTGATCAATTTCACATGTGGAGAAACAATCAGAGGCTGAAGAGACGAGTCGACTCTGTGTCTGCATTAAAACCTTCAGTGTGTGAGACCACAGAGCACGACCCCGAAGATCATCACCAGCAGCTTATTACAGCTCGTATTTATCTTTATTGTTGGGCGGCAAACTCGAGTGGCAGTGGAAGTTTTTCGGGCTCcggtttccaaaaaaaattcaTCCACATGagtggtgtgataaaaaaacatgatatcCACACAAAACCGCAAAACCCACTaccaagtgatgtaatacacatgccaaagcagtaggtggcgatgtaACTTCTAACAGccattttaaccaatcagaagtcagagtcaataCTGCTACAGGGAAgtgtggaaaataaaaacaacccgatcCACAAAAATAGCGCGACCTAATTCAACAGCAGAGGCGCCTGAATGACCAAATACACTACCATGTAAGCAGCGACAGGCCTGCGAACAGAGGTCCGACCCGGCCGGATCCAGAACCTCCGTTGGCAGGCCTGTCGCTGCTTACATGGTAGTGTAGTTGGGGTAGCTAGCAACAGGAGCAGCCTCCTTCGTTGGTCGTTAGGTCGAGCAGCTGGATATGCCATCCAAATAAAGTTAGCACCAGCATGTTTGTTTGGTCTGCCATTTCACTAGCTATTTACTGTCGCTCTGATGTCAAACAGtggagacaggtaataaaatactgtgCTTATCCTATCTACATGCAACCGCTGGCACCggagtcttccaaaaacttcaccctggTGTCCGGTTTCAAAGAAACGCGGTTTCAGGGGCCCAAAGGTGCGGTTGTgtgtggccaaacagccaaatcgcATAGAATAATACACGGTTTCAGAACTACACGggtccgtgtggactaggccttagtcttcactgcgacctcgtcacatgtccacgtttggtcatggactttccacgtccacatatgacgtccaaggtaccctgggtgtgttggttgttgacgttctgggacgccgtgtcaacttcagcctgttacatgcattgtctgttttcaaaatacacttctgttttcacaggaaatgtacagtttgcatacagtctctttcaaaataaaagcactacgttggtacaacagcgcaaattgatttttttttaaatttcctttAGTTACAAAGAACAgaatttggctttataatctaaAGGGATGCTAATGGGGCTGTCTCTGGTGaaggtcagtggttgttggacccccTCCTCTCAGACTTTCACCGCTTTATTTTCACATCATGCTGATattaaaggacggctttattcgtctgtgtctgacgccgcaagtcactgcccaagcaccagattttgagggttttggagtgagactgggttgtcaggagaaaaacaacaacaaagtcagcAGAGggaggtcaaacaaacacaggactgttTTACAGAGGACACTCATGTCctctgtaaaaccaaaagtcaacatacTTCACTGagtcaccaaacaaacaaacaattttaaCCCCAAACATGCAAGAAGCGATGTTTCTATTTTCTTAGTGCCCATTGAATTCTGGGATTCGCCAGTTATTCCTAAATATCAgtattaattttgacagctattttagagtCAGTCTCAGTCTTGAGACGAAAGTGTTtcttagttttagtcacattgttgtcatttttatccGTCATAGTTTTAGGCGCCCCCAGCACACACTGGATGCGTCGtgctgcagctcatcaacagAAGACCACACAGAGTTATTGtgactgaaagatctgtacttcctccacctctgcattagcttaaaatcatgtgtggacagccacTAATTAAAGTTGACTTctctccagagctgtgactcaccTGGAAGtgtctttttggccattgtctttataatgacgggacTGAGGGTCGTTTAGCTCGGGATGTTTCTTGACCTCAACAAtaagtctctcctcatccattctttgtcacacacgagacacagcaacagctacagagttctctttatacagtGGTCATCAGTGGTGCCTTTACATATGCAGGTATTAAACCGTACATGAAGACACAACACCATCTTTGACGGCACAGTGgtcaattatttaaaaaaaataataaataaataaaatcagttgctgaACAGTATTAGTTTGGGACATATGAGGTTTCAGCCCAACAGTGATTATATGTTACACAATCTTTGGGGATTGTGCAAAAATTTTGGCACTGAACGCAACTCGTGTCCCACAGAATCTCCGATGTGAAGGTTTCTCCAGGAGAAACTGGGACAGAATTGAAATCTTTAAAGTTTGTTCAGAGGAAGTTAAAATGAAACGTTCATCCTCTGGAGAGCAGGAACAGACACGACAACACGTTTTGTTTCATTGTCGTTTATTTCTTGTACCACAAATGACAATATTTGATTccttagaaaaaaaacaatccttTGGTGAGCTCAGAGTGTGTTTGAGTATCAGGGTGATGTGATCACATGTTTTAGCCTGAAAGTAAAATCCAATCCAATATCCTCAAAAATATCTGCCACCAGAAACAAGAAGCAAACACCTGGAATCCCTCCTAGGACCTgctaagagtgtgtgtgtgtgtgtgtgtgtgtgtgtgtgtgtgtgcgtgtgtgtgtgtgcgtgtgtatgagGGGTCAAAAGTatcagcgaacacacacacactgcattcactgCGTAATTGATACGTGTAAATTGCGTGTGCAACCATCACCGTGTACTTGTTACACATGCAATGCGCGTGCAATGCCTGCACACGCCTAGACGTCTGGTTATTagacgtgcgtgcgtagacacgtcatgtaatcacaggggtcaaaagtgtcagctgttgAACCAACAACGCGtcgtgttacggacgtgtgacacgtagcatcgctatgctaactagcttgctatgctaatcagacgtgcgtagacacgtcatgtaatcagaggggtcaaaagtgtcagctgttgAAGCAACAACGCGTTGTGTTACAGACATGTGACacgtagcatcgctatgctaactctgctaatcggacgtgcgtgcgtagacacgCAGGTGTAGTGTATGTGTAGCGTTTGTAACGCACTGTGCACGCGTACTGATAAGACGTGTGAGCGCGTCGTGTGAGTGGAGCGCACAACGCCTGCGCGTCATGTAGCGGGCGTGTGTGTAACACTCATGTCTCCATAGTAACCCTATGTAAAATGTAGGCATGCGCTCACGCGGTTTGATTAGATCTGATGTGTCCTAAGTAGGCGCAAGTGACGCGTTGTAGTGTGGTTGGGTGAAACGTTTGACCCCTCAtagcgtgtgcgtgtgcgcgtgtgcgcgtgtgtgtgtgtgtgtgtgtgtgtgtgtgtgtgtgtgtgtgtgtgtgcgtgcgtgtgtgtgtgcgtgcgtgcgtgtgtgtgtgtgtgtgtgcgtgtgtgtgtgcgtgctatATCGTCAGGTCTTTGGGGTTGACCACTCTGCCGATGAACAGCAGTGCCCCCGACGCTTCGTCTCGGATCAGGTACATAAAGGGTCGGTCCACGCGGTAGGTCAGATGAGCCGTTGAGGCGGTGCTGGCGTACTGGTTCCCCTCGGGCGCCGTCTCCATGACAACCTTATGATTGACGCTGCTGAGCGTGGTCGGCTGGGTCGAGATTTTCTCCAAGTTCGTGTCAGCTAGCCATTCAGAGAGACCTGCAGGAAAGGGaggagaagatgaagaggagaaagaggaataaaaatggaggaaaaagaggaggatgaTGTGTCGAGGAAACAACACTGAAAAGTTTCTGAACGTTCTCACCCTGGACGGAGTTTAACAGTAAGTCCAGTGACCTAaaacacagtttgtgtgtggacaaaagacacaaaactatgTTTCAAAAACACCCGTGCACACGTGGACTCACCAACATCGCTGAGCAGTGGCAGCAGGTCTGTGGAGTAGCTGAGTCTCAGGGAGGGCAGAGTGAGGGACACTTGGGCAGGATGGAGCGTCAAGGAGAGGTCCTGGACGAACTCAGCGGTCAGACTCTCCTCCAGCAGCGTCATGTTGGTCGTCACCTCATTTGGGAGGAAGACAAACATGCTGATGTCGTCCTGCATCTGGATCTGAGCGATCTGGAGGGAGAGGAAACATTCAGAGGAGATGTCAGACAGTCGAGACAGATTagaaaacagagcagaaaacacTCACCGTGCAGCTCAAATCTGAGTCGACGCCCATCTTAATGGGGTAGTTATCCTGTTGCATCATGGGAACGCGGACCGGTGCCCTGCCCTCCACTTCGAAGTTCTCCATGGCTCCAGTCTGACCAAAGCGAGTCACCCACTTCCCTGAttacacacagaaaactgaGTTCTGGATGCTGAACAGCTGAAGCAGCTCGCCGGCTTTCCTTTCAGATCCACAGCAGAGTTTCCACATACCTTTAAAGTAGGCGGCACTCACGGTGTTCACGCCAGAGTTTCGGGGGAGGGACTTGGTGAGGAGACGCTGTACCTTCCCGCCCGTCTCTTGGGACACCCAGTCGTTGATGTCTTTCAGATCTTTGGTTCCCCCCTGCAGCGCTTTGGGACGAACTCCATACTGCTGCTCCACGAGGTCGAAGAACTCCAGCTTCAGCCGCAGTCCTGAAAACAGAGTTCAGACAGATTAACATTATGATAAAGAAGAGATGTCGGTTCAAAAGCTGAGGGAAAATACAGGGTTTATAAAGATTCTAGTGACTAAAGACTGGTAAACAGGTCCATTGGTAACAGGTgattagcattattattattggatATGAAAGGGGGCATCCTCTAAAAGCTCAGTCTTTCACAAGCAAGGACGGTGTGAGGTTCAATACTTAATGGAAAACTGCGTGGacaaacagtccaacagttGTTTATAACACACAACTACGAGGAATTTTTGGATTTCACCATCCGTAATCCATAATATtatcaaaagattcagagaatctgCAGAAATCTCTGCATGTAAGGGTCAAGGCTGAAtgtctgtgacctttgacccctcagacTGCTCTGCATTAAAACCAACATGACtgtataaaggatattactacaAGGGCTCAGGAACACTCTGGAAAACCACTGTCAGGAAACACAGTTCACTGATTCGACTCTACGATGCAAAGTGAAATCCATGAGTGTTAATACAGGTGTGCCACAGGGTTCTATTCTGGGACCACTTCTATTCACAATTTTATTAATGATTTGAGTGTTAAAGTTCGAAACAGCACAATTCATCTGTATCCAGACGATGCCATTTTATATGCAACAGCGCCCTCTGTTGCCCAGGCACTTAATAACTTGCATCTGTTAGACTCAGATAAAACCAAATGCATGCTGTTTTGTGGACAGCTGAGGTGAATATTACTCGCCTTAATGGGACACTAACTGAAAGAGCATCCTGTTATAAATACTTAAGGTTCTGGCTCAATGACAAGTTGCGTTTTAAAGCAGTGGATCCCATTTTTACTCCCCGACAAAAGCTGAACTTTTCCATTTGCATCAAAACTTCATGATTCTTCATAAACTGTAGATAACGCTGTACAtataaaaaagtttttgttgTAGCTGGAGCATAATTCCATATGGATCCCTGATCCAGTCACCCACAATCCACAACAGGAACTCACGTCGTGCCAGGTAGATGCGTGCAGCAGTACTCAGGCCTTTCCCGGTCGTCCTGACTGAAGCCAGCATGTCTTTCAGGGTGCTGTGGAGCTGAGGGTCCTGCAGGGTGTGATACCTCAGAGCCCGGAACAGCTGCCTCTGAGCTTGCTCAGATGCTCCTGCAGAGACAGAAGACACCGGGTGAAGTTACTTGACAGAAAGATTCAGTTTTCAACAGAATGGTGGTGCATTCGCTTCATGGCTCAGGCAGACTGATGAGCAGCATGGAATATGTTAGTGTTACTGTTAAATGTTAATATCAAAGCTTTTTCAAGGTCACAACATAGAAAACCACCTACGTGCTGACACCCGACTTCAAAACCTAAATTCAAATATCATTGCCTAACGATGCTGGTGGCAGCTGGGCAGACTGTTTTTAGAACAAATTGTGTAATGACAAAAgcctaaacaaaacaaaacggaaATGACTCTCTACAGACCcgtacacacacagccatcaaAGCCAGAACACTAGTTTGTATTTGGttaattgtgtgtttgtgtaatcaCCCAGCGAGAGCTGCGTCAGGACCGCAGACACACTGATGGGGGCCAGGAACACGTTGGTGGCTGCCTCGCGGCTCGCCAGGGCGCGGAACAGGTTATAGCCGAAGTCTGAGGTGGCAGCGCCCATCTTAGTAGTCGGGGTGGTGAAGAGCTCCACATGTTCCTCCTGTGCGTCCGTCTCCTCGCCTCCCGTCTCCGACTGGGACACACCAATAAAGACATGTTACCATAGCAACAGAAGATGCTTCATCGTGCCAGAGGGATGattatgtatttatgttataTAGACTAGTTGATGAttagaaacaaataaaagaacacCAGAGAGGTGATACCTGAGCCTGACAGCAGCTCAGGACGACTCCAAACACCAGCAGGAAGGTTGTTCGCTTCATCCTGGAAACAAAAGCATCAGAACCAGAGACAGAATCCAGTTTATTAATCAGGAATTTGATTTGGTAAGAAACATAAAGATAGAAGAAAATACtatttaaatacacattcaTGAAGACATGCAAATGTCTGCTCATCCTCTTGTTTGGGAGATTGTgtccaatcacaggtcatttcacaCAGAGGGCATACCTGCCATTCATTCAGCTCAACCAGTAAATTTCCACTCACCCCGCCTCTCtaccacacctacctgccagcctatcacctgtccTCTCATCTCCTGCTCCTGCCGGTCTACCAAACCCACCTTATCAAGCCAGCTCTGCTCACCTGTGCCTCATTACTCTCCACCACTATCAAGACTCCAGCGTCACAGACTCtcgttgccagattgttctttgtcATTCCCATACAAGACTTTCAAGCACGTGTTCCCGGACTGCTTCCTCGTTGCCGATGTTGCCTAtctctgactctcctgcttTGTCTGCTCCCCAGTAAACCACTCAGCCTTCTGGTCTTGACCAAGAGCTCTGCTTCCACCTTCCTGGTTTCTGTTCCATGTGGCCTTGTGGAGAGACTGCCAGTCAGCCCTACGTTGTGAGTTTACCTGTTCTGCTGCCTGCACACTCAGCTGCGACGTCCTACACCAAAATTACTGGACTGAACCTGTGTCCCAATGaaggagaatcctgcagagaaag
Encoded proteins:
- the serpinf1 gene encoding pigment epithelium-derived factor isoform X2, producing MKRTTFLLVFGVVLSCCQAQSETGGEETDAQEEHVELFTTPTTKMGAATSDFGYNLFRALASREAATNVFLAPISVSAVLTQLSLGASEQAQRQLFRALRYHTLQDPQLHSTLKDMLASVRTTGKGLSTAARIYLARRLRLKLEFFDLVEQQYGVRPKALQGGTKDLKDINDWVSQETGGKVQRLLTKSLPRNSGVNTVSAAYFKGKWVTRFGQTGAMENFEVEGRAPVRVPMMQQDNYPIKMGVDSDLSCTIAQIQMQDDISMFVFLPNEVTTNMTLLEESLTAEFVQDLSLTLHPAQVSLTLPSLRLSYSTDLLPLLSDVGLSEWLADTNLEKISTQPTTLSSVNHKVVMETAPEGNQYASTASTAHLTYRVDRPFMYLIRDEASGALLFIGRVVNPKDLTI
- the serpinf1 gene encoding pigment epithelium-derived factor isoform X1, whose protein sequence is MRHRMKRTTFLLVFGVVLSCCQAQSETGGEETDAQEEHVELFTTPTTKMGAATSDFGYNLFRALASREAATNVFLAPISVSAVLTQLSLGASEQAQRQLFRALRYHTLQDPQLHSTLKDMLASVRTTGKGLSTAARIYLARRLRLKLEFFDLVEQQYGVRPKALQGGTKDLKDINDWVSQETGGKVQRLLTKSLPRNSGVNTVSAAYFKGKWVTRFGQTGAMENFEVEGRAPVRVPMMQQDNYPIKMGVDSDLSCTIAQIQMQDDISMFVFLPNEVTTNMTLLEESLTAEFVQDLSLTLHPAQVSLTLPSLRLSYSTDLLPLLSDVGLSEWLADTNLEKISTQPTTLSSVNHKVVMETAPEGNQYASTASTAHLTYRVDRPFMYLIRDEASGALLFIGRVVNPKDLTI